One segment of Brassica napus cultivar Da-Ae chromosome C3, Da-Ae, whole genome shotgun sequence DNA contains the following:
- the LOC106406700 gene encoding protein trichome birefringence-like 37 — MMGFKPIPLFLLPLLIFTILSRADQALGSDQNRNVSHRNRAALDAAGGVGKVALKGRKQTSGCNLFQGRWIFDASYPFYDSSMCPFIDSEFNCFGRPDKQFLKYSWQPDSCSIPRFDGQAFLNKWRGKRVMFVGDSLSLNMWESLACMIHSSVPDSKTTFIKRTPLSSLTFQEYGVALYLYRTPYLVDISKEDVGRVLNLGTIEGGAYVWKDMDILVFNSWHWWLHKGVQSQGWDFIRNGSSLIRDMDRLDAFNKGLTTWAQWVDQNVNISQTRVFFQGISPTHYMGREWNEPRKTCNGQMQPLTGSTYPGGSLPAASIVSRVLSSMKTPVYLLDITTLSQLRKDAHPSTYGGDGGTDCSHWCLPGLPDTWNQLLYAALSM, encoded by the exons ATGATGGGTTTCAAACCTATCCCTCTTTTCCTTCTTCCACTTCTCATATTCACAATCTTGTCTAGAGCCGACCAGGCCTTGGGTTCCGACCAGAATCGGAATGTAAGCCACCGTAACAGAGCGGCGTTGGACGCCGCCGGAGGAGTAGGAAAAGTGGCGTTGAAAGGGAGGAAGCAAACTAGTGGTTGTAACTTGTTCCAAGGGAGATGGATTTTCGATGCTTCTTACCCTTTTTACGATTCTTCCATGTGCCCTTTCATAGACAGCGAGTTCAACTGTTTCGGCCGACCAGACAAACAGTTCCTCAAGTACTCTTGGCAACCTGATTCATGCAGCATCCCAAG GTTCGATGGACAAGCATTTTTGAATAAATGGAGAGGGAAACGAGTGATGTTCGTGGGTGACTCACTGAGTCTAAACATGTGGGAATCGTTAGCATGTATGATACATTCGTCGGTACCAGACAGCAAGACTACTTTTATCAAACGTACCCCACTCTCCTCTCTCACTTTCCAG GAATATGGAGTTGCATTATACCTATATCGAACACCATACCTAGTGGATATCTCCAAAGAAGATGTAGGGCGCGTGCTTAACCTTGGAACCATCGAAGGTGGTGCTTATGTCTGGAAAGACATGGACATTCTCGTCTTCAATTCTTGGCACTGGTGGCTTCACAAAGGAGTACAATCTCAAGG GTGGGATTTTATACGAAATGGGTCTTCACTGATTAGAGACATGGATCGTCTTGATGCTTTCAACAAAGGACTCACCACTTGGGCTCAATGGGTTGATCAAAATGTTAATATTTCGCAAACCCGAGTTTTCTTCCAAGGCATTTCTCCCACTCACTACAT GGGAAGGGAATGGAATGAGCCGAGGAAGACTTGCAACGGTCAGATGCAACCGTTGACCGGGTCCACATACCCGGGTGGTTCACTTCCAGCAGCAAGCATCGTGTCACGAGTGTTGAGCTCGATGAAAACACCAGTTTACTTACTCGACATCACAACTCTGTCTCAACTAAGAAAAGATGCTCATCCATCTACCTATGGAGGTGATGGAGGAACTGATTGCAGTCACTGGTGCCTTCCTGGCTTGCCAGATACTTGGAATCAGCTTCTCTATGCAGCTCTTTCTATGTGA